In one Streptomyces sp. NBC_01288 genomic region, the following are encoded:
- a CDS encoding GNAT family N-acetyltransferase yields MDTELISTARLDLVPLSTAHAADMATVLSSPALHTYIGGEPLSPDALRTRYDRLAAGSLDPATVWCNWVLRLRVENRLVGTVQATVTEEGSVAEIAWVVGPSWQGRGLASEAARGLVSWLGEQAVSTVVAHIHPDHRASAAVATAAGLTPTDEWQDGEIRWRRATRP; encoded by the coding sequence ATGGACACCGAACTCATCAGCACCGCCCGCCTGGATCTCGTCCCGCTGAGCACGGCCCACGCGGCGGACATGGCCACGGTCCTGTCCTCCCCCGCCCTCCACACCTACATCGGCGGCGAACCCCTCTCCCCCGACGCCCTGCGGACCCGCTACGACCGCCTCGCCGCGGGCTCCCTCGACCCGGCCACCGTCTGGTGCAACTGGGTACTACGCCTGCGGGTGGAGAACCGCCTGGTGGGCACGGTCCAGGCAACGGTCACGGAGGAGGGTTCGGTCGCGGAGATCGCCTGGGTGGTCGGGCCCTCCTGGCAGGGCCGAGGCCTGGCGAGCGAGGCGGCGCGGGGCCTGGTGTCGTGGCTTGGAGAACAGGCGGTCTCTACGGTCGTGGCGCACATCCACCCCGACCACCGGGCATCCGCGGCGGTCGCCACGGCGGCGGGCCTGACGCCGACCGACGAGTGGCAGGACGGCGAGATCAGGTGGCGGCGCGCCACGCGTCCGTGA
- a CDS encoding DUF6415 family natural product biosynthesis protein, translating to MSTLVVTTPPDIRAIRGSIELVLAADIPRSDPNDPESRDAPEKRFSGAELETFASTYRAHIETLIPAVQAWAEQLPERHPNRVSALLCVGQVQLMRLGLGPGDTDAIRGSIASRLARLVRTLCGHYDRLVPR from the coding sequence ATGAGCACCCTGGTGGTTACCACGCCCCCGGACATCCGGGCCATTCGAGGCAGTATCGAGCTCGTGCTCGCCGCGGACATCCCCCGGTCGGACCCCAACGACCCCGAGTCCCGAGACGCGCCGGAGAAGCGCTTCTCCGGCGCCGAACTGGAGACGTTCGCATCCACGTACCGAGCGCACATCGAGACGCTCATCCCTGCCGTCCAGGCCTGGGCCGAGCAGCTCCCCGAGCGCCACCCCAACCGCGTATCAGCCCTGTTGTGTGTCGGCCAGGTACAGCTGATGCGCCTGGGTCTGGGGCCGGGCGACACGGACGCGATCAGAGGGTCGATCGCATCCCGGCTGGCCCGCCTAGTGCGCACTCTGTGCGGCCACTACGACAGGCTGGTGCCGCGATGA
- a CDS encoding helix-turn-helix domain-containing protein, producing MPRPAGNTRLKAAMLAAGFGSQQALADALGVGVRQVRRWASEDPPWPQPDQAQALTRELGQDLESLGFTPPNTVHPDRGRRSVLAATAAVVGLAAVPTQTVTVQPATVAADFQAVTRSHRRLYWSVAPATLHPAAQAHGSLGCALLTETAGQTRRTVASALAESYLLAGRIEFFDMRDADRAGSTLLLALQAAGEADDPLLGAAILAHTAFIPAWEGDRDRAVERMVAARTYARRGTASAELLAWLDAVEAECETRCGNTRTALHLIGHAEDILSAGSEHQSPDWLDWFSPVRLAAFKGNTQLKAGHLPQARETLLGVLDTLDPSEEKQTTVILGDLAAVEAAAGHPGEACRYAVRALDQLERTWYAMGMDRVREVRRTLAPHQHEKCVHDLDERLYGWSTTVSALSR from the coding sequence GTGCCACGGCCCGCAGGCAACACCCGGCTCAAGGCGGCCATGCTGGCGGCCGGATTCGGATCGCAACAGGCGCTCGCCGATGCCCTCGGCGTTGGCGTCCGTCAGGTACGACGCTGGGCGTCCGAGGACCCGCCGTGGCCGCAGCCGGACCAAGCGCAGGCTCTCACGCGCGAACTCGGTCAGGACCTTGAATCGTTGGGCTTCACCCCGCCGAACACTGTCCACCCCGATCGCGGCCGCCGCTCCGTTCTCGCGGCCACGGCCGCCGTAGTCGGGCTGGCCGCAGTCCCGACGCAGACCGTCACTGTGCAACCCGCCACGGTGGCCGCAGACTTCCAGGCCGTCACTCGATCCCACCGGCGCCTGTACTGGTCTGTTGCTCCTGCCACGCTGCACCCTGCCGCGCAGGCCCACGGCTCCCTTGGTTGCGCCCTGCTCACGGAGACCGCCGGCCAGACTCGGCGGACCGTTGCGTCAGCACTCGCAGAGTCCTACCTGCTCGCGGGGCGCATCGAATTTTTCGACATGCGGGACGCCGACCGGGCCGGGAGTACTTTGCTGCTCGCGCTCCAAGCTGCGGGTGAAGCCGACGATCCGCTACTCGGAGCGGCGATCCTCGCCCACACCGCGTTCATCCCCGCGTGGGAAGGCGATCGCGACAGGGCAGTCGAGCGGATGGTCGCCGCGCGCACATACGCCCGCCGAGGTACCGCTTCCGCAGAACTGCTCGCCTGGCTGGACGCTGTTGAGGCGGAGTGCGAGACCCGGTGTGGCAACACGCGCACCGCACTCCATCTGATCGGGCACGCCGAAGACATACTCAGCGCTGGCTCCGAGCACCAAAGCCCGGACTGGCTGGACTGGTTCAGCCCTGTTCGGCTCGCGGCCTTCAAAGGCAACACGCAGTTGAAGGCCGGGCACCTACCCCAGGCGAGGGAAACCCTTCTCGGAGTGCTCGACACACTCGATCCGAGCGAGGAGAAGCAGACGACTGTCATTCTTGGCGACCTTGCCGCCGTTGAGGCCGCAGCCGGGCACCCGGGCGAGGCATGCCGCTACGCCGTACGAGCGCTCGACCAGCTCGAACGGACCTGGTACGCAATGGGTATGGACCGGGTGCGCGAGGTGCGGCGCACCCTTGCGCCGCACCAGCACGAGAAGTGCGTCCACGACCTCGACGAGCGTCTCTACGGTTGGTCGACGACGGTCAGCGCGCTGTCCCGTTGA
- a CDS encoding serine/threonine protein kinase: MTGDADWPRELPAVEPYLRTVGEVFRAFREQDSGCVSYGVQLPDGERWFVKEATTPAAQASLDGAWTFHRAVRHQAIVPQLHRITVADSGRTAVVMPWIHGETLYGPARARFRALPLASVLRAVDRVLDAHLAVEAAGMVAVDLYDGAFLYDFGADVLHLIDLDEYRPGPFVLQSDRLPGSARFMAPEEWHHGARIDIRTTVYALGRTARLLLDAGDAERAWRGTAGQLAVLERATRVDPAERFVGVREFTDAWRAAT, translated from the coding sequence GTGACCGGCGACGCCGACTGGCCGCGCGAGTTGCCCGCCGTCGAGCCCTACCTCCGAACAGTGGGCGAGGTGTTCCGAGCCTTCCGCGAACAGGACTCCGGGTGCGTCTCCTACGGCGTTCAACTCCCGGACGGGGAACGCTGGTTCGTGAAGGAGGCGACAACTCCCGCCGCCCAGGCCTCACTTGACGGAGCCTGGACCTTCCACCGAGCCGTACGACACCAGGCGATCGTCCCGCAGCTGCATCGGATCACCGTGGCGGACAGTGGCCGTACGGCGGTCGTCATGCCCTGGATTCACGGCGAGACCCTCTACGGCCCCGCCCGCGCCCGCTTCCGCGCCCTGCCCCTCGCCTCCGTCCTCCGCGCGGTCGACCGCGTGCTGGACGCGCATCTCGCCGTGGAGGCCGCGGGGATGGTGGCGGTCGATCTCTACGACGGCGCGTTCCTCTACGACTTCGGCGCCGACGTCCTCCACCTCATCGACCTCGACGAGTACCGCCCCGGCCCCTTCGTCCTCCAGAGCGACCGGCTCCCGGGCTCGGCCCGCTTCATGGCCCCCGAGGAATGGCACCACGGCGCTCGCATCGACATCCGTACGACGGTCTACGCCCTCGGCCGCACCGCCCGCCTCCTCCTCGACGCGGGTGACGCCGAGCGCGCCTGGCGGGGTACGGCGGGTCAACTCGCCGTGCTGGAAAGGGCTACCCGTGTTGATCCCGCCGAACGGTTCGTGGGCGTAAGGGAGTTCACGGACGCGTGGCGCGCCGCCACCTGA
- a CDS encoding LacI family DNA-binding transcriptional regulator: MAVSGGRNRGGRRPTLEEVAARAGVGRGTVSRVINGSPRVSDATRAAVEAAVAELDYVPNTAARALAANRTDAIALVVPEPETRFFAEPYFSDMLKGVGTQLSDTEMQLLLIFAGSDRERQRLAQYLAAHRVDGVLLVSVHADDPLPDLLAALEIPAVISGPRSAAEPLTSVDSDNYGGARSAVEHLLSRGRTHIAHITGLLDVYGAQRRVAGYREALLDAGHEVDEHLIQPGDFTEEGGRRAMKELLARRPDVDAVFAGSDVMAAGARQVLREEGLRIPDDVALVGYDDSAIARHMDPPLTSVRQPIEEMGRAMIDLLLAEIANRRPATPRSPERQHAVLATELVTRASS, translated from the coding sequence ATGGCGGTCAGCGGTGGGCGGAACCGGGGCGGCAGGCGGCCGACCCTGGAGGAGGTCGCCGCCCGTGCCGGTGTGGGCCGCGGCACGGTCTCCCGGGTGATCAACGGCTCGCCCAGGGTCAGCGACGCGACCCGCGCCGCCGTCGAGGCGGCGGTCGCGGAACTCGACTACGTCCCGAACACGGCGGCCCGGGCGCTGGCCGCCAACCGCACGGACGCGATCGCCCTCGTCGTCCCCGAGCCGGAGACCCGCTTCTTCGCGGAACCGTACTTCTCGGACATGCTCAAGGGTGTCGGCACCCAACTGTCCGACACGGAGATGCAGTTGCTGCTCATCTTCGCGGGCAGCGACCGGGAGCGGCAGCGCCTCGCCCAGTACCTGGCCGCACACCGCGTGGACGGCGTCCTGCTCGTCTCGGTCCACGCGGACGACCCGCTGCCGGACCTGCTGGCCGCGCTGGAGATCCCGGCGGTGATCAGCGGCCCGCGGTCGGCCGCCGAGCCCCTGACCTCGGTCGACTCCGACAACTACGGGGGCGCCCGCTCGGCCGTGGAACACCTCCTGTCCCGCGGCCGCACCCACATCGCCCACATCACCGGCCTCCTCGACGTGTACGGCGCCCAGCGCCGCGTCGCCGGCTACCGCGAGGCACTGCTGGACGCGGGCCACGAGGTGGACGAACACCTCATCCAGCCGGGCGACTTCACCGAGGAGGGCGGCCGCCGGGCGATGAAGGAACTGCTCGCCCGCCGCCCCGACGTCGACGCGGTCTTCGCCGGCTCGGACGTGATGGCGGCGGGCGCCCGCCAGGTCCTCCGCGAGGAGGGCCTGCGCATTCCGGACGACGTGGCCCTCGTCGGCTACGACGACTCGGCCATAGCCCGCCACATGGACCCACCCCTCACCAGCGTCCGCCAGCCGATCGAGGAAATGGGCCGAGCGATGATCGACCTCCTCCTCGCGGAAATCGCGAACCGCCGCCCGGCGACACCCCGGAGCCCGGAACGACAACATGCCGTACTGGCAACGGAGTTGGTGACGCGGGCGTCGTCGTGA
- a CDS encoding N-acetylmuramoyl-L-alanine amidase, protein MATPLSATSLLTVLRAEGLTIHEHAGWKTHNRDSATGKTFGPVIGVLIHHTAGHGDKEICYNGRSDLPGPLCHSWLGKTEGLWMIGSGRANHAGLVDLDVLNALRAEKSPLPHDDQANADGNDVLYGLEIENLGNGKDPYPTDQYRQAVLWATALCRAHGWTERSVAGHKEVQPGKIDPSFDMDDFRADVKKQLATKPGGSPATPTTPSRPRVDLSQLIAAAKADPSAKQGHVTYMTGTNLTEAALVKLGYLAKTYAGDGSFGSTTVAAYAKWQRHLGYTGDDANGIPGKTSLGKLGSQTGLFTVVA, encoded by the coding sequence ATGGCCACACCCCTGTCCGCAACCTCGCTACTCACCGTGTTGAGAGCCGAGGGCCTGACCATTCACGAGCACGCCGGTTGGAAGACCCACAACCGGGACTCGGCGACCGGCAAGACCTTCGGTCCCGTGATCGGCGTGCTGATCCACCACACGGCCGGGCACGGTGACAAGGAGATCTGCTACAACGGCAGATCCGATCTGCCCGGTCCGCTCTGCCACTCCTGGCTGGGCAAGACCGAGGGCCTGTGGATGATCGGCTCCGGCCGCGCCAACCACGCGGGCCTGGTCGACCTCGACGTCCTCAACGCGCTGCGCGCCGAGAAGTCCCCGCTACCGCACGACGACCAGGCCAACGCCGACGGCAACGACGTCCTGTACGGCCTGGAGATCGAGAACCTCGGCAACGGCAAGGACCCCTACCCGACGGACCAGTACCGGCAGGCCGTGCTCTGGGCCACGGCCCTGTGCCGGGCGCACGGCTGGACGGAACGTTCCGTCGCCGGGCACAAGGAAGTCCAGCCGGGCAAGATCGACCCCAGCTTCGACATGGACGACTTCCGGGCCGACGTGAAGAAGCAACTCGCCACGAAGCCGGGCGGAAGCCCGGCCACGCCAACCACGCCGAGTAGGCCGCGTGTTGATCTGTCGCAGCTCATCGCCGCGGCGAAGGCCGACCCGTCCGCGAAGCAGGGCCACGTCACCTATATGACGGGGACGAACCTGACCGAGGCCGCCCTGGTGAAGCTGGGCTACCTCGCCAAGACCTACGCAGGCGACGGCTCGTTCGGTTCGACCACCGTCGCCGCGTACGCGAAGTGGCAGCGCCACCTCGGCTACACCGGCGACGACGCCAACGGCATCCCCGGCAAGACCTCCCTCGGCAAGCTCGGTTCCCAGACTGGGCTGTTCACCGTCGTGGCGTGA
- a CDS encoding HAD family hydrolase codes for MIRAVMFDVGECLVDETREYGTWADWLSVPRHTFHAMFGAVIAQGRDYRETFQEFQPGFDLYAERERRAEAGKPEHFGEDDLYADVRPALMQLRADGLWLGIAGNQTVRAGRILRELFTNDVDLIGTSDDWGASKPDIAFFDRVAEVVPFEVEEILYVGDRVDNDLRPAVAVGMPTALVRRGPWATIQWNTQEAKELPTFRVESLLELSGLISQFNGTAR; via the coding sequence ATGATTCGTGCAGTGATGTTCGATGTCGGTGAGTGCCTGGTAGACGAGACCCGGGAGTACGGGACCTGGGCCGATTGGCTCAGCGTGCCGCGGCACACCTTCCACGCGATGTTCGGCGCGGTCATCGCGCAGGGCCGCGACTACCGCGAGACATTCCAGGAGTTCCAGCCGGGCTTCGACCTCTACGCCGAACGTGAGCGCCGCGCGGAGGCCGGGAAGCCGGAGCACTTCGGCGAGGACGACCTGTACGCAGACGTCCGCCCGGCGCTGATGCAACTCCGCGCCGACGGCCTCTGGTTGGGTATCGCCGGGAACCAGACCGTCCGTGCGGGCCGCATTTTGCGCGAGCTGTTCACGAACGATGTGGACCTGATCGGCACCTCGGACGACTGGGGCGCGAGCAAGCCGGACATCGCGTTCTTCGACCGCGTTGCCGAGGTTGTGCCGTTCGAGGTCGAGGAGATCCTCTACGTGGGGGACCGCGTCGATAACGACCTCCGGCCGGCCGTCGCGGTTGGCATGCCGACCGCGCTCGTACGCCGCGGTCCGTGGGCGACGATCCAGTGGAACACCCAGGAAGCGAAGGAGCTCCCCACCTTTCGGGTGGAGAGCCTCCTCGAACTGTCCGGTCTCATCAGCCAGTTCAACGGGACAGCGCGCTGA
- a CDS encoding helix-turn-helix domain-containing protein, whose product MSRPTPPDDRVLARRRQVGEQIRHVREAHNLSQPDVCGRAGIDVATYSRIEGGRASPLLDTLIRIADAMGVELAELVRLAAAPDGGPGTAA is encoded by the coding sequence GTGTCTCGTCCAACTCCACCCGACGATCGGGTCCTCGCCCGCCGCCGCCAGGTGGGGGAGCAAATCCGTCATGTGCGCGAGGCCCACAACCTCAGCCAGCCCGACGTGTGCGGGCGAGCTGGGATCGACGTCGCTACGTACAGCCGGATCGAGGGTGGCCGAGCGTCGCCCCTCCTCGACACCCTGATCCGTATCGCTGACGCAATGGGCGTCGAACTCGCCGAGCTCGTACGACTGGCGGCCGCCCCCGACGGGGGCCCGGGGACGGCCGCGTAA